Proteins from one Methanothrix sp. genomic window:
- a CDS encoding glycogen synthase yields the protein MIQRWIVIAGEEAGPVSNKMGGIWNVIDAEARTLAKLISSGEIENDIRILVAGPYFPTAGADWNRGKMRVTDISGLEPLSMGGEITTALERLESLGIKSVTGQAVYHDVPVGYILFDTHYYDSCIVRRDAREMTLTNAIKEEAWKLVGLDSLKYERLSNAPEYNHYLCLSYAISELVRVLKSMAEEPAEKYADRAVSEFARSVLPKIRISLHCHEFGVFYALARLKALGQPVRTMATLHATVPGRAAGHRSLEMIARNEKIWPPNTPVSMAALEGLARYADIVTFVGDSTMKEAMLFHDLKGIVIRNGIEVEQDHIDWEKKNRCRARIQKFLSDTLYNLYGGEKIDPENIIPVFTISRIEIENKGYPQLLDALVLQDHLLKHRAMKQRFAEKIRVACFLIAAHGPKQKDRLPQGFPINLTPEILVWEENRLYKMIQEKGLEPWRLVSGNRIVSAILYPQWVGPEDGGLNMRADEIMAGCVAGIFPSQYEPFLLTGLEAGREGTPSIVSRACGFSDALKKIKRLTTGMGGVVVVDNIEQTYNETVLDYALALDYFTWSHVADQIEYRLLCEESFALAKYMDWKEPVMEYYRNLVV from the coding sequence ATGATACAGAGATGGATAGTGATCGCGGGAGAGGAGGCCGGACCGGTCTCGAACAAGATGGGCGGCATATGGAATGTGATAGATGCAGAGGCCAGGACTCTCGCAAAGCTGATCAGCAGCGGCGAGATCGAGAACGACATACGAATCCTGGTCGCCGGCCCCTACTTCCCCACAGCGGGAGCAGACTGGAACAGGGGGAAGATGCGTGTTACAGACATATCCGGCCTCGAGCCGCTCAGCATGGGCGGCGAGATCACAACAGCCCTGGAGCGGCTCGAATCCCTCGGGATCAAATCAGTAACAGGACAGGCGGTGTATCATGATGTTCCGGTCGGCTACATACTGTTCGATACGCATTACTATGACAGCTGCATAGTTCGCAGGGACGCCAGGGAGATGACGCTCACGAACGCGATAAAGGAGGAGGCATGGAAGCTTGTGGGGCTGGACTCGCTGAAGTACGAGCGTCTCAGCAACGCTCCCGAGTACAACCACTACCTCTGCCTCTCCTATGCGATATCAGAGCTTGTGCGTGTGCTGAAGTCGATGGCTGAGGAGCCTGCAGAGAAATACGCTGACAGGGCTGTGTCGGAGTTCGCACGCTCTGTGCTTCCGAAGATAAGAATATCGCTCCACTGCCATGAGTTCGGTGTCTTCTACGCGCTTGCGCGTCTGAAGGCTCTCGGCCAGCCCGTTCGCACGATGGCGACGCTCCACGCCACGGTTCCGGGAAGGGCAGCGGGACACAGATCTTTGGAGATGATAGCCAGGAATGAGAAGATTTGGCCTCCGAACACCCCTGTATCGATGGCTGCACTGGAAGGCCTGGCGAGATACGCGGATATCGTGACCTTCGTCGGCGACTCCACGATGAAGGAGGCCATGCTCTTCCACGATCTCAAGGGAATCGTCATAAGAAACGGGATAGAGGTGGAGCAGGATCACATAGACTGGGAGAAGAAGAACCGCTGCAGAGCCAGGATACAGAAGTTCCTCTCGGATACACTCTACAACCTCTACGGCGGGGAGAAGATCGATCCTGAGAACATAATTCCTGTATTCACAATATCTAGGATAGAGATAGAGAACAAGGGCTATCCACAGCTCCTGGATGCACTGGTCCTTCAGGATCACCTGCTCAAACACAGAGCTATGAAGCAGAGGTTTGCCGAGAAGATCAGGGTGGCATGCTTCCTCATAGCGGCGCATGGCCCGAAGCAGAAGGACAGGCTCCCGCAGGGCTTCCCGATAAACCTGACGCCTGAGATTCTCGTATGGGAGGAGAACAGGCTCTACAAGATGATACAGGAGAAGGGGCTGGAGCCTTGGAGGCTCGTATCGGGAAACCGCATAGTATCCGCGATCCTGTATCCGCAATGGGTCGGGCCAGAGGACGGCGGGCTGAACATGAGGGCGGACGAGATCATGGCAGGCTGCGTTGCAGGCATCTTCCCATCACAGTACGAGCCCTTCCTTCTCACGGGACTTGAGGCCGGAAGGGAGGGGACGCCGAGCATAGTCAGCAGAGCCTGTGGCTTCAGCGATGCTCTGAAGAAGATAAAGAGACTCACAACAGGCATGGGCGGGGTTGTTGTGGTCGACAACATAGAGCAGACGTACAATGAGACCGTGCTCGACTACGCCCTAGCCCTCGATTACTTCACCTGGAGCCATGTGGCAGATCAGATCGAGTACAGGCTCCTGTGCGAGGAGTCGTTTGCGCTTGCGAAGTACATGGACTGGAAGGAGCCTGTCATGGAGTATTACAGAAACCTGGTGGTGTGA
- a CDS encoding ATPase domain-containing protein produces the protein MDTRDVEAIGAKKYTKVRSGIPGFDELVNGGFNRGTVNTVTGGSGTGKTVFATQFIYEGIRMGDKGMIITPSESAESLKREMYSSFNWDLWKLEEEKKLVIVDVTDPVLRLQKSIDLDPVDFLVNFRKLVERKVREENPQRVFIDDLMAFFYAVQAPFKIRSLADDLFSSLRATKATSVITIGTAFGMNQILEYGADSCTMLRRDRIGNALVRSIYVMKMRGSKISNSIRVLDISDDGMAVSGLSPYP, from the coding sequence GTGGATACGCGTGATGTTGAGGCGATTGGCGCCAAGAAATATACAAAAGTCAGGTCCGGCATACCAGGCTTCGACGAGCTTGTCAATGGCGGATTCAACAGGGGGACAGTCAATACGGTCACCGGTGGCTCCGGTACGGGAAAGACGGTATTCGCCACCCAGTTCATATATGAGGGCATCAGGATGGGCGACAAGGGGATGATAATAACGCCCTCTGAGAGCGCTGAGTCCCTCAAGAGGGAGATGTACTCCTCATTCAACTGGGATCTGTGGAAGCTGGAGGAGGAGAAAAAGCTTGTCATAGTCGACGTCACAGATCCCGTGCTCAGGCTTCAGAAGAGCATAGATCTCGACCCAGTGGATTTTCTCGTCAACTTCAGAAAGCTGGTCGAGCGGAAGGTGAGGGAGGAGAACCCTCAGAGGGTGTTCATAGATGATCTGATGGCCTTCTTCTACGCGGTTCAGGCGCCGTTCAAGATAAGGTCGCTGGCAGATGATCTCTTCTCGAGCCTGAGAGCAACAAAGGCCACGTCAGTCATAACGATAGGCACCGCATTCGGCATGAACCAGATACTGGAGTACGGCGCTGATTCGTGCACAATGCTCAGGAGGGACAGAATCGGAAACGCCCTCGTGCGCTCCATTTATGTTATGAAGATGCGGGGCTCGAAGATATCCAACAGCATACGGGTCCTGGACATCTCGGACGATGGGATGGCGGTCTCGGGCCTGTCACCCTATCCGTGA
- the csa3 gene encoding CRISPR-associated CARF protein Csa3 gives MKTYISPIGFDSSQLISLIVKYGIEGGDKIVLLRPEDERDKRGELAVQAIRDLSLQIDSSIDLQIHRVDHRDFEGMVLSLRDLLRNSEGRIIVNLSGGPREIFLAFTIACLCVCDRIYKATNFSDIDRSLKEIELPNIKASLDERFLRILRDVEEHQPTSIMDIAKRLNISESSVSRQVAALADLKAVDVIQKGKMKEVRITITGRLFL, from the coding sequence ATGAAGACATACATCTCCCCCATAGGCTTCGATTCCTCCCAGTTGATCTCCCTGATAGTGAAGTATGGCATAGAGGGAGGCGACAAAATCGTCCTGTTGCGTCCTGAGGACGAAAGGGACAAGCGCGGCGAGCTTGCGGTTCAGGCGATCAGGGATCTATCTCTGCAGATCGACAGCTCCATCGATCTTCAGATTCACAGGGTAGATCACCGTGATTTTGAGGGCATGGTGCTCTCCCTCAGAGATCTTCTCCGTAACTCGGAGGGCAGGATCATAGTGAACCTCTCAGGCGGGCCGAGGGAGATCTTTCTGGCATTCACAATCGCCTGCCTCTGCGTCTGCGACAGGATCTACAAGGCGACGAACTTCAGCGACATCGACAGATCGCTCAAGGAGATCGAGCTTCCAAATATCAAGGCATCTCTTGATGAGAGGTTTCTCAGGATTCTGAGGGATGTGGAGGAACACCAGCCAACGAGCATAATGGATATAGCAAAACGACTCAACATATCTGAAAGCTCTGTATCGAGACAGGTCGCAGCCCTTGCAGATCTCAAAGCGGTGGATGTGATACAGAAGGGCAAGATGAAGGAGGTCCGGATAACAATCACCGGCAGGCTCTTTCTGTGA
- the cas6 gene encoding CRISPR system precrRNA processing endoribonuclease RAMP protein Cas6, whose protein sequence is MPHKITLIARPVDSFEVPSSEGYQLYSALLNIIRESEEDLAAYAHDFPPSSLSLSPLRGVFMPGDRPRHKKLDPAHSYWMKIGIADSREGELFSSIARQLVLRERSIMLERGELQVESVSTSASSFEELLCSSDHEDLCIDIRFISPTCIKYRNSSIYEMFPHREAVFSSLLSKWNASCPDGFRMDIERDEMARFIIERPVSYETHSALVNTVFDQRKGHHRPILRPGFTGRCVYTFTDDAPRDVRNGIVALSRFAEFSGIGSAVARGCGAVEVRICRSDEIHRGG, encoded by the coding sequence ATGCCTCATAAGATAACACTGATAGCAAGACCTGTGGACTCATTTGAGGTGCCATCAAGCGAGGGATATCAGCTCTATTCAGCGCTACTCAACATAATAAGAGAATCAGAGGAAGATCTCGCAGCGTACGCGCACGACTTCCCTCCGAGCAGCCTATCGCTCAGCCCACTGCGAGGCGTCTTCATGCCTGGAGATCGCCCGAGGCACAAGAAGCTCGATCCAGCGCACAGCTACTGGATGAAGATCGGCATAGCTGATTCCAGGGAGGGCGAGCTATTCTCCTCCATAGCGAGACAGCTGGTTCTCCGTGAGAGGAGCATCATGCTGGAGAGGGGCGAGCTGCAGGTCGAGAGTGTCAGCACATCTGCTTCAAGCTTCGAGGAGCTTCTGTGCTCTTCTGATCATGAGGATCTGTGCATAGATATCAGGTTCATCTCGCCCACATGCATAAAGTACAGGAACAGCAGCATCTACGAGATGTTCCCGCACCGTGAGGCCGTCTTCTCATCCCTTCTGTCCAAATGGAACGCATCGTGTCCGGATGGCTTCAGGATGGATATTGAGAGGGATGAGATGGCCAGGTTCATCATCGAGCGGCCGGTATCATATGAGACGCACAGCGCATTGGTTAACACGGTATTCGATCAGAGGAAGGGCCATCACAGGCCGATCCTTAGGCCGGGGTTCACGGGCAGATGCGTCTACACATTCACCGATGATGCGCCCAGAGATGTGAGAAATGGAATAGTTGCTCTCTCGAGATTCGCTGAGTTCAGCGGCATTGGAAGCGCTGTTGCAAGGGGATGCGGAGCCGTCGAGGTGCGCATCTGCAGATCTGATGAAATCCACAGAGGCGGATAG
- a CDS encoding DUF4064 domain-containing protein codes for MSRNAELALGIVGGLFGILTGIIVMFIGGIGGAVGAEGAETVTVLGFGAILFGITGIVGGALVTHNHRAGGALMLLSGILGFVTTSAFWIIAGLILIAGGILALRSHPTSDQSSMRAAG; via the coding sequence ATGAGCAGAAATGCTGAGCTTGCTTTGGGTATTGTGGGAGGGCTGTTCGGAATACTGACCGGAATAATCGTCATGTTCATAGGAGGTATCGGCGGCGCGGTCGGCGCAGAGGGCGCTGAGACCGTGACCGTGCTGGGATTCGGCGCCATACTCTTCGGCATAACGGGCATCGTGGGTGGCGCGCTAGTGACGCACAACCACAGAGCAGGAGGGGCGCTGATGCTTCTCAGCGGCATACTCGGCTTCGTGACAACATCCGCTTTCTGGATAATAGCGGGCCTCATACTGATCGCCGGTGGAATACTGGCGCTGAGATCTCATCCCACCTCGGACCAGAGCAGCATGAGGGCGGCCGGCTGA
- a CDS encoding imidazoleglycerol-phosphate dehydratase, whose protein sequence is MRTGRSEISEMGAFATAEVNLDGSGAANASTCSGFMDHMLHSMAKLGSIDIRASAGGNTLYRYSLLGAAVGASLDQALGERSGIRRYGFAAIPMDDALAEVFVDLGGRAYLVVKGSFHGERIGDLNTFDINAVLKGITDRGRLTLHLRFEGENDHHIAESIFKALGLAIRNAVEPGSPGVLSTKGVI, encoded by the coding sequence ATGCGCACAGGCAGATCTGAGATCAGCGAGATGGGTGCGTTTGCGACCGCCGAGGTGAACCTGGATGGCAGCGGAGCCGCGAACGCATCCACATGCTCGGGATTCATGGACCACATGCTTCATTCGATGGCCAAGCTGGGGTCGATCGACATCAGAGCATCCGCTGGCGGAAACACCCTTTACAGGTATTCGCTCCTGGGAGCGGCTGTTGGAGCATCTCTTGACCAGGCTCTGGGCGAGAGGAGCGGGATAAGAAGATACGGGTTCGCAGCCATCCCGATGGATGATGCGCTTGCAGAGGTGTTCGTGGATCTAGGCGGGAGGGCGTACCTGGTGGTGAAAGGATCATTTCACGGGGAGAGGATCGGGGACCTGAACACATTCGATATAAATGCGGTGCTGAAGGGCATCACCGACCGCGGAAGGCTGACGCTGCACCTCAGGTTCGAGGGGGAGAACGACCACCACATCGCGGAGAGCATATTCAAGGCGCTCGGGCTCGCGATCCGCAACGCCGTGGAGCCGGGATCGCCCGGGGTTCTGAGCACGAAGGGAGTGATTTGA
- a CDS encoding flavodoxin family protein, producing MKVLGINSSPRGERSQTLRLVRSALDGARSEGAEVELVDVCRLRIEYCNACGVCYAKGECTHRDDFNQVYKKLLECDGFVIGSPNYFRSVTAQLKTLIDRMADAVHCQLLLGKYGCAVATAGGQAYDEVLDYLSRIIVGFGASYVGGAGGAPAIPGSMEDAEKRARDLGVDLVRAIREGRRYPEQDRVHDEMKSRFKALVSMNRDVWTHEYEYWKSKGWL from the coding sequence ATGAAGGTACTCGGCATAAACTCCAGCCCCAGAGGGGAGAGGAGCCAGACCCTGAGGCTCGTCAGGTCGGCGCTTGATGGCGCCAGATCAGAAGGAGCTGAGGTCGAGCTGGTGGATGTGTGCAGGCTGAGAATAGAGTACTGCAACGCGTGCGGAGTCTGCTATGCAAAGGGCGAGTGCACGCACAGGGATGACTTCAATCAGGTGTACAAGAAACTCCTCGAATGCGATGGCTTTGTCATAGGCTCCCCGAATTACTTCAGGAGCGTGACAGCCCAGCTCAAGACGCTCATAGACAGGATGGCAGACGCGGTCCACTGCCAGCTTCTCCTGGGCAAGTACGGATGCGCTGTGGCCACTGCCGGCGGCCAGGCATACGATGAGGTCCTGGATTACCTGAGCAGGATAATCGTGGGATTCGGGGCGTCCTATGTTGGTGGTGCAGGAGGGGCACCGGCCATCCCGGGATCGATGGAGGATGCTGAGAAGAGGGCGCGCGATCTCGGAGTGGACCTGGTGCGTGCTATCAGAGAGGGGAGACGCTACCCTGAGCAGGATAGGGTTCACGATGAGATGAAATCCAGGTTTAAAGCTCTCGTGAGCATGAACAGGGACGTCTGGACGCACGAGTACGAGTACTGGAAGAGCAAGGGCTGGCTGTGA
- a CDS encoding queuosine precursor transporter, translating into MFALLLLWIALVSSFTIMGSWYARRFGRSDMLMGIYVAFGIFSNIAAAKTAAFDLVVGTFYAPAVVIVFSVTFLLTDVVNERFGLQETRRMIGIAFLSQIMISLFSWLVVELPPAPFFHQQDAIEMLLGQVPRIVLASWVAFMVSENLDAVVFAWFKSKTRGRHLWARNAFSSIPAMLIDSTLFITIAFYGVMPVVPLIIGITITKWLVALIDVPFMYLNRWILYRGQPTK; encoded by the coding sequence ATGTTCGCACTGCTGCTGCTCTGGATCGCGCTTGTGAGCTCATTCACGATCATGGGGTCGTGGTATGCCCGCAGGTTCGGTCGCTCTGACATGCTCATGGGCATCTATGTGGCGTTCGGCATCTTCTCGAACATAGCTGCAGCCAAGACCGCTGCTTTCGATCTCGTTGTGGGAACGTTCTACGCACCTGCTGTTGTGATAGTATTCAGCGTGACGTTTCTCCTCACGGATGTGGTGAACGAGAGGTTCGGTCTCCAGGAGACCAGAAGGATGATCGGCATAGCGTTTCTATCCCAGATAATGATCTCCCTCTTCTCATGGCTGGTGGTGGAGCTTCCACCAGCGCCGTTCTTTCACCAGCAGGATGCGATCGAGATGCTTCTGGGGCAGGTGCCCAGGATTGTCCTGGCCTCCTGGGTCGCCTTCATGGTGAGCGAGAACCTCGACGCAGTGGTTTTTGCATGGTTCAAGTCCAAGACGAGGGGTCGTCATCTCTGGGCGAGGAATGCGTTTAGCTCCATCCCGGCAATGCTGATCGACTCAACGCTCTTCATAACAATCGCATTCTACGGGGTAATGCCTGTGGTTCCCCTCATAATAGGAATCACGATAACCAAATGGCTAGTGGCCCTGATCGATGTACCATTCATGTACCTGAACAGATGGATTCTCTACAGAGGCCAGCCCACAAAATAA
- a CDS encoding class I SAM-dependent methyltransferase family protein: MSELTPGLKAPRSMGERIRRILIERGVLDRRKRIRSDGSHIYIPVLESIDPDALRDIADAEIVRMEFEEDRRRITVQEILGRKASFETIGDIAVVEDDEPERVADAIMAVHRGIRTVLTPISDVEGEFRLRRYRYVAGEMKTITVHREHGIRYKIDLERAYFSPRLSTERLRVAEQVRPGDLVVDMFAGVGPFSLLIAKRGARVIAIDKNPYAVKLLRENARMNRLDVEIREGDAAALTEDLAGQADHVVMNLPHSASIFLKEAIRTAKSGGVVHYYTFAPEDDLYRDVRIIEDKARELGCEAAHLYRGIVRSYAPRIYNVVIDFVVKKKTGSVQ; encoded by the coding sequence ATGTCTGAGCTCACACCTGGACTGAAGGCGCCGCGCTCGATGGGGGAGCGGATACGGAGGATTCTCATAGAGAGGGGCGTCCTAGACAGGAGAAAGCGCATCCGATCAGACGGGTCTCACATATACATTCCAGTTCTTGAGAGCATCGACCCTGATGCGCTGAGGGATATCGCAGATGCTGAGATCGTCCGCATGGAGTTCGAGGAGGACCGGAGAAGGATCACCGTCCAGGAGATACTGGGCAGAAAAGCGAGCTTCGAGACCATCGGAGATATAGCAGTGGTCGAGGACGATGAGCCTGAGAGGGTCGCGGATGCGATCATGGCTGTGCACAGGGGAATCCGGACTGTTCTCACTCCCATATCAGATGTTGAGGGCGAGTTCAGGCTCCGCAGGTACAGATACGTTGCAGGAGAGATGAAGACCATCACAGTCCACAGAGAGCACGGCATCCGATACAAGATCGATCTAGAGCGCGCATACTTCTCGCCGAGGCTCAGCACCGAGCGGCTCAGGGTTGCAGAGCAGGTCCGCCCCGGCGATCTTGTGGTGGATATGTTCGCAGGAGTGGGCCCCTTCTCGCTTCTCATTGCAAAGCGGGGTGCCAGGGTGATCGCGATCGACAAGAATCCCTACGCAGTAAAGCTTCTCAGGGAGAACGCGAGGATGAACCGTCTGGATGTTGAGATACGCGAGGGTGACGCTGCCGCTCTCACGGAGGACCTCGCGGGTCAGGCAGATCATGTCGTGATGAACCTGCCGCACTCTGCGTCGATCTTCCTCAAAGAGGCAATACGCACCGCGAAGAGTGGGGGCGTGGTGCACTACTACACATTCGCCCCGGAGGATGACCTGTACAGGGATGTCAGGATCATAGAGGATAAAGCAAGGGAGCTCGGGTGCGAGGCAGCTCACCTTTACAGAGGCATCGTAAGAAGCTATGCACCCAGGATCTACAACGTCGTCATCGATTTCGTGGTGAAGAAAAAAACTGGTAGTGTTCAGTAA
- the nadC gene encoding carboxylating nicotinate-nucleotide diphosphorylase, whose amino-acid sequence MRFLEEDLGEWDDSTGMVPDLDVDAAIISKEDCILAGLEEVSVLFEYLDVNADPLFDDGEYATAGAEVMALHGSARNILRGERVALNILGRMSGIATLTRECVLRAQKVRVACTRKTTPGFRYFEKKAVLIGGGDTHRFNLSGALMIKDNHIAVMGLENAIKEARRHASFTKKIEVEVEDLDTMVRAAELGADIIMFDNMDPEDIKRGVAMLNEMGVRSRVVLEASGGINPGNLEAYASTGVDVISMGALTRSARWIDFSMEVRKG is encoded by the coding sequence TTGAGATTTCTTGAGGAAGACCTAGGCGAGTGGGACGACTCAACCGGCATGGTTCCAGATCTGGATGTGGATGCTGCGATAATCTCAAAGGAAGATTGCATACTCGCCGGCCTCGAGGAGGTTTCAGTGCTCTTCGAGTACCTTGATGTGAATGCGGATCCTCTCTTCGATGACGGGGAGTACGCGACCGCTGGAGCTGAGGTCATGGCTCTCCACGGCAGCGCCCGGAACATCCTGAGGGGGGAGAGGGTGGCTCTGAACATCCTGGGCAGGATGAGCGGCATAGCGACTCTGACAAGAGAGTGCGTGCTCCGGGCGCAGAAGGTGAGGGTGGCCTGCACGCGAAAGACCACGCCAGGATTCAGGTACTTCGAGAAGAAGGCTGTCCTGATTGGAGGAGGTGATACGCACAGGTTCAACCTCTCAGGAGCTCTCATGATAAAGGACAACCACATAGCGGTAATGGGCCTCGAGAATGCGATAAAGGAGGCGAGGAGGCACGCCAGCTTCACCAAGAAGATCGAGGTTGAGGTGGAGGATCTGGATACGATGGTGAGAGCTGCAGAGCTCGGAGCTGACATCATAATGTTTGACAACATGGATCCTGAGGATATAAAGAGGGGCGTTGCGATGCTCAATGAGATGGGTGTGAGATCGAGAGTAGTGCTCGAGGCATCAGGAGGAATTAACCCGGGCAACCTCGAGGCATATGCGTCAACAGGCGTGGATGTGATATCGATGGGGGCCCTCACACGCAGTGCAAGGTGGATAGACTTCAGCATGGAGGTCCGTAAGGGATGA
- a CDS encoding CARDB domain-containing protein, which yields MRYIFLLLLLIAHTSLAAGANEDQSVSFQEFTLSIGDRVEIGDYRAELVDIQSLKDGLVVLRVTQGSKFEEQRVVIEGSRNSFNGGAEEGGLTLTITDIFDEESAKLRVEYRESLGTPRKRAAEKREPRAAPNLVIEKSFDKSTVNYGEEVKVTVTVRNVGTEAARSVEVYDIPPLAEFAYIAGYPPKIKSELGPGETDSAVYVMRAVKEGLVKVPQIEVRYKDAKDRIKTNTTEPFELIVAPPKRPNLVARINVTNVTSGETAPIEISIENAGQATATMVEVRSEVKPPEGLTCTGLDQLIPEIPPGSAKSYRAEMRGERSGNYTIALTVSYRSGETMSLTRTSASVSVLEREYKYLYYLLVLPLMIVGLWVYKRYKEYKY from the coding sequence ATGCGATACATCTTTCTGCTTCTCCTTCTCATAGCGCATACGTCTCTGGCGGCAGGGGCTAACGAGGACCAGAGCGTGAGCTTCCAGGAGTTCACCCTGAGCATCGGAGACCGCGTGGAGATCGGCGATTACAGGGCCGAGCTTGTCGATATACAGTCACTTAAGGATGGGCTTGTTGTTCTGCGTGTCACCCAGGGCAGCAAGTTCGAAGAGCAGAGGGTCGTGATAGAGGGCAGCCGGAACAGCTTCAACGGCGGCGCGGAGGAAGGGGGACTGACTCTCACAATAACAGACATATTCGATGAGGAATCGGCCAAGCTCAGGGTCGAGTACAGGGAGAGCCTGGGTACGCCGAGGAAGAGAGCTGCTGAAAAGCGGGAGCCGAGGGCAGCTCCGAATCTGGTCATAGAGAAGAGCTTCGATAAGAGCACCGTGAACTACGGGGAGGAGGTCAAGGTAACGGTAACGGTGAGAAACGTCGGGACCGAGGCTGCCAGGAGTGTGGAGGTTTACGATATACCGCCGCTGGCGGAGTTCGCATACATAGCAGGGTATCCGCCGAAGATAAAGAGCGAGCTCGGGCCGGGGGAGACCGATTCCGCGGTATATGTCATGCGCGCAGTGAAGGAGGGTCTCGTCAAGGTTCCCCAGATAGAGGTCAGGTACAAGGACGCAAAGGACAGGATCAAGACGAACACCACGGAGCCTTTTGAGCTAATAGTGGCGCCCCCAAAGAGGCCAAATCTAGTTGCGAGGATAAACGTCACGAATGTCACATCCGGAGAGACAGCTCCGATCGAGATAAGCATAGAGAACGCCGGCCAGGCGACCGCAACGATGGTGGAGGTCAGGTCTGAGGTGAAGCCGCCGGAGGGGCTTACATGCACCGGTCTGGATCAGCTGATCCCGGAGATACCCCCTGGAAGCGCGAAGAGCTACAGAGCGGAGATGAGGGGGGAGAGAAGCGGCAACTACACCATCGCCCTGACCGTGAGCTACCGCAGCGGTGAGACCATGTCGCTCACCAGGACCTCTGCAAGCGTGAGTGTCCTCGAACGAGAGTATAAATATCTGTATTACCTACTCGTTCTACCATTGATGATAGTGGGGTTATGGGTGTACAAAAGATACAAGGAATATAAATACTAA
- a CDS encoding cell division protein FtsZ, whose translation MLNVLMLGVGQCGNRILDAVNRQAFGGSRLAKYYSKQRFPSRVETIAINTAINDLKELKFTAAKDRLHVPNLHGVGANRNKGKQGFWENQEMILEEIEKRGDFDLIFVMTSVSGGTGSSFSPLMIHELKKRYKNATIVPIAVLPFREEGTIYLQNAAFCLREMIEVEADGMILVDNQYLKRFSGDIASAYDKINTMVAQRLLFLIEALDSEMLSVTDLGDFKTVMSGGLRMGTLGYYQADKKSPSVRAAIKNSLREVGLLYPANVDAGEAGRAMIVIQGSREYLDVDEITKEIESLTETIGHVFKGIVIKKGEPRVLSVLSLERAPGLVELYEKAKWAIQEERERKDRARSELYEAFEQINDLEEIY comes from the coding sequence ATGTTGAACGTACTCATGTTGGGTGTCGGCCAGTGCGGCAACCGGATACTGGATGCTGTGAACAGGCAGGCCTTCGGTGGCTCCAGGCTGGCGAAGTACTACTCCAAGCAGAGGTTTCCGAGCCGGGTTGAGACGATAGCCATCAACACCGCCATAAACGATCTCAAGGAGCTCAAGTTCACCGCCGCAAAGGACAGGCTCCATGTGCCAAACCTGCATGGTGTTGGCGCGAACAGGAACAAGGGCAAGCAGGGCTTCTGGGAGAACCAGGAGATGATCCTGGAGGAGATCGAGAAGCGGGGCGATTTTGATCTGATATTCGTGATGACCTCGGTCTCCGGTGGCACAGGATCGTCATTCTCCCCCCTCATGATTCACGAGCTCAAGAAGAGGTACAAGAACGCCACGATAGTGCCGATCGCTGTTCTTCCCTTCCGGGAGGAGGGCACTATTTACCTGCAGAACGCAGCCTTCTGCCTTAGAGAGATGATAGAGGTCGAGGCAGACGGCATGATACTCGTGGACAACCAGTACCTCAAGAGGTTCAGCGGCGATATCGCATCCGCTTACGATAAGATCAACACAATGGTGGCCCAGAGGCTTCTCTTCCTGATAGAAGCTCTGGACAGCGAGATGCTGTCAGTCACAGACCTCGGCGACTTCAAGACCGTGATGAGCGGTGGCCTGCGGATGGGCACACTCGGATACTACCAGGCGGACAAGAAGAGCCCATCGGTGAGGGCGGCGATAAAGAACAGCCTGCGCGAGGTCGGTCTTCTCTATCCTGCCAACGTCGACGCTGGAGAGGCTGGCAGGGCCATGATAGTGATACAGGGCTCCAGAGAGTATCTGGATGTTGATGAGATAACAAAAGAGATCGAGTCGCTGACAGAGACCATAGGCCATGTCTTCAAGGGCATAGTGATAAAGAAGGGCGAGCCGAGGGTGCTCTCTGTTCTCTCACTTGAGAGGGCGCCCGGCCTGGTGGAGCTGTACGAAAAGGCGAAGTGGGCCATTCAGGAGGAGCGCGAGCGGAAGGACAGGGCGAGAAGCGAGCTGTACGAGGCGTTCGAGCAGATAAACGATCTCGAGGAGATCTACTGA